Proteins encoded by one window of Synechococcus sp. WH 7805:
- a CDS encoding pentapeptide repeat-containing protein — MTFLDSKLQLAHWLPPEQTRPETLSGPLKDARGADWRGLVLGSIDLSGALLCRVDLRGSDLSSCSLEGADLRLARYDSKTVFPEGFEIRSSGAVGPGARLNGAFLNGANLRDMDLRGTNLMGSYLSGADLSGCLLDQVRLVGADLRHAVLRGARCRGTRFGGCQLDFADFRGADLTDAGLEGVESIRGADFSLTTGLDPLRNHLLSRPIQELDCWNPLTRQSTRASLDAAAANPK; from the coding sequence TTGACCTTCTTGGATTCCAAGCTGCAGCTGGCCCACTGGCTTCCGCCTGAACAAACACGACCTGAAACCCTCTCGGGCCCTTTGAAAGATGCCCGGGGGGCAGATTGGCGGGGCCTCGTCCTCGGCTCCATCGATCTGAGTGGCGCGCTGCTGTGTCGCGTCGATCTCAGGGGCAGTGATCTGAGCTCCTGCTCGTTGGAGGGAGCCGATCTGCGCTTGGCGCGCTACGACAGCAAGACCGTGTTCCCCGAGGGGTTTGAGATCCGGAGCAGCGGCGCAGTGGGACCTGGCGCTCGCCTCAACGGTGCCTTCCTGAATGGAGCCAACCTCAGAGACATGGACCTCAGAGGCACCAATCTGATGGGCAGCTATCTCAGTGGAGCCGACCTCAGCGGATGCCTGCTGGACCAGGTTCGACTGGTGGGAGCGGATCTGCGCCATGCCGTACTTCGAGGAGCCCGATGCCGTGGCACCCGATTCGGAGGCTGTCAGCTTGACTTTGCCGACTTCCGCGGAGCCGACCTCACGGACGCGGGACTTGAAGGGGTGGAGTCCATCCGAGGCGCCGATTTTTCCTTAACGACAGGCCTAGACCCCCTGAGAAACCATCTGCTCAGCAGGCCCATTCAGGAGCTTGACTGCTGGAACCCGTTGACACGGCAAAGCACAAGGGCGTCGCTCGACGCAGCAGCCGCGAACCCGAAATAA
- a CDS encoding phycobilisome linker polypeptide — protein sequence MPFGPASLLGVERFSQESEAPLELIPGDDDAKKEQIINAVYKQVLGNAYVMESERQLVAESQFKLGEISVREFVRMVAKSELYRGRFFDTCARYRYIELAFRHLLGRAPVDFDEMRAHAERLDSKGYDADIDSFLDSDDYQNTFGEWTVPYQRGWKTESCTTMQEFTWSFQLLRGNSSSSLKGDLSGITSKLGGNAYQNRPMAVVPPSSSETQGWSFRPSKNLQDAATRLGSGATDQGKTYRVEVTGYSANNVRRISRYTRSNRVYYVPFDKLSEQFKRIHAEGGTIASITPAN from the coding sequence ATGCCCTTCGGTCCCGCCTCACTCCTCGGGGTTGAGCGTTTCTCTCAGGAAAGCGAAGCTCCGCTCGAGCTGATCCCTGGGGATGACGACGCCAAGAAAGAACAGATCATCAATGCGGTGTACAAGCAGGTGCTTGGCAACGCCTATGTGATGGAGAGCGAGCGTCAGCTCGTGGCTGAATCCCAGTTCAAGCTCGGTGAAATCAGCGTGCGCGAGTTCGTGCGCATGGTTGCCAAGAGCGAGCTGTACCGCGGCCGTTTCTTCGACACCTGCGCCCGCTACCGCTACATCGAACTGGCCTTCCGCCACCTGCTGGGACGCGCACCCGTGGACTTCGATGAGATGCGTGCCCATGCCGAGCGCCTGGACAGCAAGGGCTACGACGCCGACATCGACAGCTTCCTCGATTCCGACGACTACCAAAACACCTTTGGTGAGTGGACGGTGCCTTACCAGCGCGGCTGGAAGACCGAAAGCTGCACCACCATGCAGGAGTTCACCTGGAGCTTCCAGCTGCTGCGGGGCAACAGCAGCAGCAGCCTGAAAGGCGACCTTTCCGGCATCACCAGCAAGCTTGGCGGCAACGCTTACCAGAACCGCCCCATGGCGGTGGTTCCCCCCTCCTCCAGCGAAACCCAGGGCTGGAGCTTCCGTCCCTCCAAGAACCTGCAGGACGCCGCCACCCGCCTGGGCAGCGGCGCCACCGATCAGGGCAAGACCTACCGGGTGGAAGTCACCGGGTACAGCGCCAACAACGTGCGGCGCATCTCCCGCTACACCCGCTCCAACCGGGTGTACTACGTGCCCTTCGACAAGCTCTCCGAGCAGTTCAAGCGCATCCATGCCGAAGGCGGCACGATCGCCAGCATCACCCCCGCGAACTGA
- a CDS encoding phycobilisome rod-core linker polypeptide, with protein sequence MSSNSSNALGFGATQLIPGPVSYSRTRTPSGSAAVRNGDFRNQGTKASVDFFAADDETAFAATVRAAYRQVFGNVQPMESERATSAESMLRNGDISVREFIRTIAKSEFYRSRYFEAVGPHRAVELSFKHLLGRGPVNEAEITAQVTLMADGGFDAAIDGILDSDEYIQAFGEDTVPYSSSFTSQAGQPQASFNRIAALERNFAGSDTAIGSRSQLLGNLAQGYTIRINPPAQVYRSDSFVAGGFTGSGSARSVFAPVKRSTADGGDSAPMRGDLYVGFGLGQRVQETFERCEGDSADQINALIRSTYRQVMGNPHLMESERSLTAESKFAEGTLSTREFVRAIALSAEYSRRFFETNAPYRFVELNFKHLLGRAPVSQAEVSEHIQRLANEGYEAEINSYLDGSEYQEAFGEYTIPFQRVSTENGRSQVAFNRNLALSQGYASSDTVQTSSTLVTSVATNSSPNNWNSTTQRINRIGAASGTTEPTGKRYRIVVQAQPAGGRQRTPNASYLVSGKDMTSQLGYIHRRGGRIVSITEVI encoded by the coding sequence ATGTCTTCCAACAGCTCTAACGCCCTTGGCTTCGGCGCCACCCAACTGATCCCCGGCCCCGTCTCGTACTCCCGCACCCGCACCCCCTCCGGCAGTGCAGCTGTGCGCAACGGCGACTTCCGCAATCAGGGCACCAAGGCTTCCGTCGATTTCTTTGCCGCAGACGACGAAACCGCCTTTGCCGCCACCGTGCGGGCTGCTTACCGCCAAGTGTTTGGCAACGTGCAACCCATGGAGAGCGAGCGTGCCACCAGCGCCGAATCCATGCTCCGCAACGGCGACATCAGTGTGCGCGAGTTCATCCGCACCATCGCCAAATCAGAGTTTTACCGGTCCCGCTACTTCGAGGCGGTTGGCCCCCACCGTGCTGTTGAACTGAGCTTCAAGCACCTGCTGGGCCGCGGCCCCGTCAACGAAGCGGAAATCACCGCCCAGGTAACGCTGATGGCCGACGGTGGTTTCGACGCCGCCATCGACGGAATCCTGGATTCCGACGAGTACATCCAAGCCTTCGGGGAAGACACCGTCCCCTACTCGAGCAGCTTCACCAGCCAGGCCGGTCAGCCCCAGGCCAGCTTCAACCGCATTGCCGCACTCGAGCGGAATTTTGCCGGCAGCGATACGGCCATCGGCAGCCGCAGTCAGCTGCTGGGCAACCTGGCCCAGGGCTACACCATTCGCATCAATCCGCCCGCTCAGGTGTATCGCAGCGATTCATTCGTTGCTGGTGGTTTCACCGGCAGCGGCAGCGCTCGCAGTGTCTTTGCACCGGTGAAGCGCAGCACCGCTGATGGAGGGGACAGCGCTCCCATGCGTGGAGACCTCTACGTCGGTTTTGGCCTTGGTCAACGGGTCCAAGAGACCTTCGAACGTTGCGAGGGCGACTCCGCCGATCAAATCAACGCTCTGATCCGCTCCACCTACCGCCAGGTGATGGGCAACCCTCATCTGATGGAAAGCGAGCGCAGCCTCACCGCTGAAAGCAAATTCGCCGAGGGCACCCTCAGCACCCGCGAATTTGTCCGCGCCATCGCCCTCTCTGCGGAATACAGCCGTCGCTTCTTCGAGACCAACGCGCCCTACCGCTTCGTTGAGCTCAACTTCAAGCACCTGCTCGGACGCGCACCTGTGTCTCAAGCTGAGGTGAGCGAGCACATTCAGCGCCTGGCCAACGAAGGCTACGAAGCTGAGATCAACAGCTACCTCGACGGCAGCGAGTATCAGGAAGCCTTTGGGGAGTACACCATTCCCTTCCAGCGTGTGAGCACCGAGAACGGTCGCTCCCAGGTGGCCTTCAACCGCAACCTCGCCCTGTCCCAGGGGTACGCCTCGAGCGACACCGTTCAAACGAGCTCAACCCTTGTGACCTCGGTTGCAACGAACAGCTCACCCAACAACTGGAACAGCACCACCCAGCGGATCAACCGCATCGGCGCTGCTTCTGGCACAACCGAGCCCACCGGCAAGCGCTACCGGATCGTGGTTCAAGCGCAGCCGGCTGGTGGTCGTCAGCGCACGCCAAATGCCAGCTATCTCGTTTCGGGCAAAGACATGACCTCCCAGCTGGGCTACATCCACCGCCGCGGTGGCCGGATCGTATCGATCACCGAAGTGATCTGA
- a CDS encoding phycobilisome rod-core linker polypeptide yields the protein MTEATVNTANSDLRQADAQAVIRAAYRQVFGNAHLMDEERCSSAESLYMNGDLNVQGLVTAFAQSDTYRRLFLDKNGPYRFVELNFKHLLGRAPHNQAELSEHVQRLANEGYEAEINSYTYSDEYLNAFGVDDVPAMRGNSSQLGQSNVSYTRSVAMDSGFAGFDGSNSSILLSSIGTNSAPAAGPKTPGPGNRDSKRYTITWTTASPVGVRRRSVQRTSAPYSSLTTSIQAIQKRGGRILSIANT from the coding sequence ATGACTGAAGCCACCGTGAACACCGCGAATTCCGACCTGCGCCAGGCTGATGCGCAGGCCGTAATCCGTGCGGCCTACCGCCAGGTGTTCGGCAACGCCCACCTGATGGATGAAGAGCGCTGCAGCTCAGCCGAAAGCCTCTACATGAATGGCGACCTCAACGTTCAGGGCCTAGTGACCGCCTTTGCCCAGTCGGACACCTACCGCCGTCTGTTCCTGGACAAGAACGGTCCCTACCGCTTCGTTGAGCTCAACTTCAAGCATCTGCTTGGTCGTGCCCCCCACAACCAAGCCGAGCTCAGTGAGCACGTTCAGCGCCTCGCCAACGAGGGTTATGAAGCTGAAATCAACAGCTACACCTACAGCGACGAATACCTCAACGCCTTCGGTGTCGACGATGTTCCGGCGATGCGCGGCAACAGCAGCCAATTGGGTCAGAGCAATGTGAGCTACACCCGCTCCGTGGCAATGGACTCCGGCTTCGCAGGCTTTGACGGCAGTAATTCCTCCATCCTGCTCTCGAGCATCGGCACCAATTCAGCCCCTGCTGCCGGTCCCAAGACCCCCGGCCCCGGCAACCGGGACAGCAAGCGTTACACCATCACCTGGACCACGGCATCCCCTGTGGGTGTGCGTCGCCGCTCGGTGCAACGCACCTCGGCTCCCTACAGCTCCCTCACCACGAGCATCCAGGCCATTCAGAAGCGTGGTGGTCGCATTCTTTCTATTGCGAACACTTAA
- a CDS encoding phycobiliprotein lyase, producing the protein MNLATFVERSEGQWRSMRSGHSLAFQQFEEVLSQISIQRLKLDDERVQELIQEQTAALSGEPEAPFLMEWNAESDWEPDDPSEVSAGSCILVPVPDNDTEGQLLRSVGYAEAEQAISRYRFLSDGTFVLNTRYGQSIAEERIWFVSEHVRCRSSVLRTSEGSGVLQTSFASEVRRLSV; encoded by the coding sequence ATGAATCTTGCGACGTTCGTCGAACGCAGCGAGGGTCAATGGCGCTCCATGCGAAGCGGCCATTCCCTCGCTTTTCAGCAATTTGAAGAGGTGCTGAGCCAGATCAGCATCCAGCGGCTCAAGCTCGACGACGAACGCGTTCAGGAGTTGATTCAAGAGCAGACGGCTGCCCTTTCAGGAGAACCCGAAGCGCCGTTCCTGATGGAGTGGAATGCCGAAAGCGACTGGGAGCCCGATGATCCGTCCGAGGTCTCGGCGGGGTCCTGCATCCTCGTTCCGGTGCCTGACAACGACACGGAAGGGCAACTGCTTCGCAGTGTGGGCTACGCCGAAGCAGAACAGGCGATCTCCCGCTATCGCTTCCTCTCGGATGGCACCTTCGTGCTCAACACCCGCTACGGGCAGTCGATCGCTGAAGAGCGGATCTGGTTTGTCTCCGAACACGTGCGCTGCCGCTCCTCCGTGCTGCGCACCTCCGAAGGATCCGGGGTGCTGCAAACCTCCTTCGCCTCCGAGGTGAGGCGGTTGTCTGTCTGA
- a CDS encoding chromophore lyase CpcT/CpeT, which yields MHPSLLFARTLCGHYSNREQAQNDPSKFAHINIFFMPLPWDVLKGPGFYSEQSYDHDPWRPYRQGVHRLREGDNGVHVVENFGMAQPERVAGAPQHPALLAAIQPDTLQARCGCAMHFQSCGANAYEGRVEPGKGCLVPRDGRLTYLVSEVQVDAHSWSSRDRGFDPDSDDLVWGSEHGMLQFQRVASLADDLNEDWLKGLND from the coding sequence ATGCATCCTTCCCTGCTCTTCGCCCGCACGCTCTGCGGCCACTACAGCAACCGGGAACAAGCCCAGAACGACCCGAGCAAATTCGCGCACATCAACATCTTCTTCATGCCGCTGCCCTGGGATGTGCTGAAGGGGCCTGGCTTCTATTCAGAGCAAAGTTATGACCACGATCCCTGGCGTCCCTACCGCCAGGGCGTGCACCGGCTGCGCGAAGGCGACAACGGCGTTCACGTGGTGGAGAACTTCGGCATGGCCCAACCGGAACGGGTCGCCGGTGCGCCCCAGCACCCCGCCCTGCTGGCGGCCATCCAACCCGACACGCTTCAAGCGCGCTGCGGCTGCGCAATGCACTTCCAAAGTTGTGGCGCCAATGCTTATGAAGGCCGCGTTGAGCCCGGCAAAGGATGCCTGGTTCCTCGGGATGGACGGCTGACCTATCTGGTGAGTGAAGTGCAAGTGGATGCGCACTCCTGGAGCAGCCGTGACCGAGGCTTCGATCCAGACAGCGATGACCTGGTCTGGGGGTCAGAACACGGCATGCTGCAGTTTCAACGGGTCGCGTCCTTGGCCGACGATCTGAATGAAGATTGGCTCAAGGGGCTCAACGACTGA
- a CDS encoding HEAT repeat domain-containing protein: MIVSSAWTLLNASATAAIGAAESWSVSAWAGAAAGIVFVSRFDNIHQGLSHEEALRILTLPLDQLDSASDYYMAVSHLINFPGEPTQRALIELLNDSDEQQAKKLARRKAVEVLGRLKVDEAAPAIGSCLDSDDPYLVENSAWALEQLGSASTALHQRMTALLQDPAQNRRVLIQSLAGLKVTAALPAIEALIDDDVPGVRGAARSALARLTGRVDQVAALEDHLTLPNQMDRHSAIQDLIDCQAVQWLPSILQAPVSPVFRMRALTALWPEGALTCEGLDLVEAVDRLLLDRPDDLVLVHRYDATPADDFLIQEFFGTDFSRAYLGLTTVRSRPALLLWPLLKQRWIDEAHNDYGAHYFFIRLFTAVRDWPDDALETITTWLLEAVDTRRPQFMKSKPAALLGLAALAPDVCRQHLSRWLDPQATSFWECRYAAVMAMDQLGVAPESDADPHPYVSARLARVKN, translated from the coding sequence GTGATTGTTTCCAGCGCATGGACACTTCTTAATGCAAGCGCCACTGCGGCCATCGGCGCTGCAGAGTCGTGGTCTGTTTCTGCTTGGGCGGGCGCTGCCGCCGGGATTGTTTTCGTGAGCCGCTTCGACAACATCCATCAGGGCTTGTCCCACGAGGAAGCTCTGCGCATTCTCACGTTGCCGTTGGACCAATTGGATTCCGCCAGTGACTACTACATGGCGGTGTCGCACCTGATCAACTTCCCGGGTGAGCCCACCCAACGCGCCCTGATTGAGCTGCTGAACGACTCGGATGAGCAGCAAGCCAAAAAGCTGGCGCGCCGCAAAGCCGTTGAAGTGTTGGGCCGGCTGAAGGTGGACGAGGCAGCTCCTGCCATTGGCAGCTGCTTGGACAGTGATGACCCCTACCTGGTGGAGAACAGCGCCTGGGCGTTGGAACAGCTCGGGAGTGCATCAACAGCCCTGCATCAACGCATGACTGCTTTGCTGCAGGACCCTGCACAGAACAGGCGTGTGCTGATTCAGAGCTTGGCCGGGTTGAAGGTCACGGCGGCGTTGCCCGCGATTGAAGCGCTGATCGATGACGACGTTCCTGGGGTGCGCGGTGCCGCACGCTCGGCGTTGGCGCGGTTGACGGGGCGGGTGGATCAGGTGGCAGCCCTGGAAGACCACCTCACGCTGCCCAACCAAATGGACCGGCATTCCGCCATTCAGGATCTGATCGATTGTCAGGCCGTTCAGTGGCTGCCCAGCATCCTCCAGGCCCCGGTTTCGCCGGTGTTTCGCATGCGCGCGCTTACCGCGCTCTGGCCCGAGGGGGCCCTCACCTGCGAGGGGCTCGACCTCGTCGAAGCTGTTGATCGCCTGTTGCTGGATCGTCCGGATGATCTGGTGTTGGTGCATCGCTACGACGCCACGCCGGCCGACGATTTCCTGATTCAGGAATTTTTCGGCACGGATTTCAGCCGCGCTTATCTCGGGCTGACGACAGTTCGTTCCCGGCCAGCGCTGTTGCTCTGGCCGTTGCTGAAGCAGCGCTGGATCGACGAGGCTCACAATGATTACGGGGCCCACTATTTCTTCATCCGCTTGTTCACCGCCGTGCGCGACTGGCCGGACGATGCCCTGGAGACCATCACAACGTGGTTGCTGGAGGCGGTGGACACACGCCGGCCCCAGTTCATGAAGTCCAAGCCCGCGGCACTGCTCGGCTTGGCAGCCCTGGCTCCAGATGTGTGCCGACAGCACCTCAGCCGCTGGCTCGATCCGCAAGCCACCTCCTTCTGGGAGTGCCGCTATGCCGCCGTGATGGCCATGGATCAGCTGGGCGTTGCGCCTGAGTCGGATGCCGATCCGCATCCGTATGTGTCGGCCCGCTTGGCCCGTGTCAAGAACTGA
- a CDS encoding DUF2656 family protein yields the protein MTCFVLSHNLQVQSEDLPALSAAELAAGLQAHGDWISTVEPLAHPHWLVKLEAEGSTDDLADALVRTWRSFRKACGHSEDHNLLALGGRKDTAGAPGSPLQEGSWGVDVVETIDGSAFLKAINWEGLKQGRPADGVFERSA from the coding sequence ATGACCTGCTTCGTCCTTTCTCACAACTTGCAGGTGCAGTCTGAGGATTTACCGGCCTTGTCTGCTGCTGAATTGGCTGCCGGTTTGCAGGCCCATGGCGACTGGATCAGCACCGTTGAACCGCTGGCTCACCCCCATTGGTTGGTGAAGCTGGAGGCAGAGGGCAGTACCGATGATCTGGCCGATGCCCTGGTTCGCACTTGGCGGTCCTTCCGCAAGGCATGCGGACACTCAGAGGATCACAACCTGCTGGCCCTTGGGGGCCGGAAGGACACTGCTGGCGCCCCTGGTTCACCGCTTCAAGAGGGCAGTTGGGGCGTGGATGTGGTGGAAACCATTGATGGCTCTGCTTTCCTGAAGGCCATCAACTGGGAGGGTTTGAAACAGGGACGCCCAGCTGATGGCGTGTTTGAACGCAGCGCCTAG
- a CDS encoding HEAT repeat domain-containing protein, whose protein sequence is MSDLPSLSVNGQSQQLNEDEASELAKELKQQLRNGEVPAADGESIERMVAGLGDPRGLMRLTFAESLGVVGKAAVPSLCRALAEHESVTVRRAAAKTLTLIEDPRALPVLQKALLQDPDPVVQGSAVGAMAAVGEEAIDGMLEILINPSSTAMQLGLASWGLAFVGARAPEALRKAATSEHAEIRCAAIAALGDQIQALGDDAARELVENALTDAETDVRAEAATLLGKLHSPDWAVPRLEPLLSDPQGQVRKNAALSLMKLQAAGSIASLSQQLEREQQADVKAVLQLAINQLDQDG, encoded by the coding sequence ATGAGTGACCTTCCGTCTCTGTCCGTTAACGGGCAAAGCCAACAGCTGAACGAAGACGAAGCCAGTGAACTGGCGAAAGAACTGAAGCAGCAGTTGCGCAATGGCGAGGTGCCTGCTGCCGACGGTGAAAGCATCGAGCGGATGGTGGCCGGTCTGGGTGATCCCCGCGGCCTGATGCGTCTCACCTTTGCCGAGAGCCTTGGCGTGGTTGGCAAGGCTGCCGTGCCGTCGTTGTGTCGCGCCCTGGCTGAGCATGAAAGCGTCACGGTGCGGCGCGCAGCAGCCAAAACGCTCACCTTGATCGAAGACCCCCGGGCACTCCCCGTGCTGCAGAAGGCCCTGCTACAGGATCCGGATCCGGTGGTGCAGGGGTCCGCCGTGGGTGCCATGGCCGCCGTGGGAGAAGAAGCCATTGATGGAATGCTCGAGATTCTGATCAATCCCAGCAGCACCGCCATGCAGCTGGGACTGGCCAGTTGGGGCCTGGCTTTCGTGGGGGCCCGTGCACCGGAGGCGCTGCGCAAGGCCGCCACATCGGAGCATGCGGAAATTCGTTGTGCAGCAATTGCAGCCCTCGGCGATCAGATCCAAGCCCTGGGGGACGATGCCGCCCGAGAGCTGGTGGAAAATGCGCTCACCGATGCCGAAACCGACGTTCGCGCGGAAGCAGCAACCCTGCTGGGCAAATTGCACAGCCCCGATTGGGCCGTCCCCCGACTGGAACCCCTACTCAGCGATCCACAAGGGCAGGTCCGCAAAAATGCGGCCCTCTCCCTGATGAAATTGCAAGCAGCGGGCAGCATTGCAAGCCTGTCCCAGCAACTGGAACGGGAACAACAAGCCGACGTCAAAGCGGTGCTTCAACTCGCCATCAACCAGCTGGATCAGGACGGCTGA
- a CDS encoding HEAT repeat domain-containing protein, whose translation MGAEHDAVPDLDRLFADLAHPNPYIQTEAFTAMAEHWQAEAMPRLIALLDQPDVSLRRASVRGLGAFGERAMQPIADCFRSSADGTVRASCVKAYAQLASNYPGLPFSEEAMQVLRDGLQDSSPVVAVASVMALGQVGQQAVSLLLEISRGDNPAQGVAAVNALAEINDPAVEQGFEELLADPSIDGYVRETLTSALLRVRDLKARQPS comes from the coding sequence ATGGGTGCTGAACACGACGCCGTGCCCGACCTCGATCGGTTGTTCGCCGATCTGGCTCACCCCAATCCCTACATCCAGACCGAGGCCTTCACGGCGATGGCGGAGCATTGGCAAGCCGAAGCCATGCCGCGTTTGATTGCTCTGTTGGACCAGCCCGATGTGTCGCTGCGGCGGGCTTCCGTACGGGGGCTGGGTGCATTCGGGGAACGTGCCATGCAACCCATCGCCGATTGCTTTCGCTCCAGTGCTGATGGCACCGTGCGGGCCAGTTGTGTGAAGGCCTATGCCCAGTTGGCCTCCAACTACCCCGGGCTTCCCTTCAGCGAGGAGGCGATGCAGGTGCTTCGCGATGGCCTTCAGGACAGCTCACCGGTGGTTGCTGTTGCCTCCGTGATGGCTCTCGGTCAGGTGGGGCAGCAGGCTGTTTCGTTGCTGCTGGAGATCAGTCGCGGTGACAATCCGGCCCAGGGTGTTGCTGCGGTGAATGCCTTGGCTGAGATCAACGACCCTGCTGTGGAGCAAGGGTTTGAAGAGCTGCTCGCCGACCCAAGCATCGATGGCTATGTGCGTGAAACACTTACTTCAGCTTTGCTGCGTGTGCGCGATCTCAAGGCGCGTCAGCCGTCCTGA
- the cpeA gene encoding class 1 C-phycoerythrin subunit alpha, which yields MKSVATTVVTAADAAGRFPSQNDLEAVQGNIQRAAARLEAAEKLAAGLDAVTKEAGDACFNKYPYLKQPGEAGENQTKVDKCYRDLGHYLRLINYCLVVGGTGPLDEWGIAGAREVYRTLRLPTAPYVEALTYTRDRACAPRDMSPQALNEFKAYLDYAINALS from the coding sequence ATGAAATCCGTTGCAACAACCGTTGTGACCGCCGCTGACGCAGCTGGTCGCTTCCCTTCCCAGAACGACCTCGAAGCCGTTCAGGGCAACATCCAACGTGCCGCTGCCCGTCTGGAAGCCGCTGAGAAGCTGGCTGCCGGTCTGGACGCCGTCACCAAGGAAGCTGGCGACGCCTGCTTCAACAAGTACCCCTACCTCAAGCAGCCCGGTGAGGCTGGTGAGAACCAGACCAAGGTGGACAAGTGCTACCGCGATCTGGGCCACTACCTGCGCCTGATCAACTACTGCCTCGTGGTTGGCGGCACCGGCCCTCTGGACGAGTGGGGCATCGCCGGCGCTCGTGAGGTGTACCGCACCCTGCGTCTGCCCACCGCTCCCTACGTGGAAGCTCTGACCTACACCCGCGACCGCGCTTGCGCTCCTCGCGACATGAGCCCCCAGGCTCTGAACGAGTTCAAGGCTTACCTCGACTACGCCATCAACGCTCTGTCCTGA
- the cpeB gene encoding class 1 C-phycoerythrin subunit beta produces MLDAFSRAVVSADAKTAPIGGGELASLKGFVAEGNKRLDAVNAITSNASCIVSDAVTGMICENTGLIQAGGNCYPNRRMAACLRDGEIVLRYISYALLAGDASVLDDRCLNGLKETYVALGVPLQSAARAVAIMKASSTAHINETNTTGTNPVETRFRKMETVQGDCSALVAEAASYFDRVISALS; encoded by the coding sequence ATGCTCGACGCATTCTCCCGCGCCGTCGTTAGCGCCGACGCTAAAACTGCTCCCATCGGTGGCGGTGAACTGGCTTCCCTGAAGGGCTTCGTTGCCGAAGGCAACAAGCGCCTCGACGCTGTGAACGCCATCACCTCCAATGCCTCCTGCATCGTTTCCGATGCTGTGACCGGCATGATCTGCGAGAACACCGGCCTGATCCAGGCTGGCGGCAACTGCTACCCCAACCGTCGCATGGCTGCTTGCCTGCGTGACGGTGAGATCGTTCTCCGCTACATCTCCTACGCCCTGCTGGCTGGCGACGCATCTGTGCTGGATGACCGCTGCCTGAACGGCCTCAAGGAGACCTATGTGGCTCTGGGTGTGCCCCTTCAGTCCGCTGCTCGCGCTGTGGCCATCATGAAGGCTTCCTCCACGGCTCACATCAACGAGACCAACACCACCGGCACCAACCCTGTGGAGACCCGTTTCCGCAAGATGGAAACCGTGCAGGGTGACTGCTCCGCACTGGTTGCCGAAGCTGCTTCCTACTTCGACCGCGTGATCAGCGCCCTCAGCTGA
- a CDS encoding phycobiliprotein lyase, whose product MTDFLSASAGTWMIRRVVHHMDHQDDEAGDSNLTVAPFGTEDDCVASICAALGVDKHQACGGARFWWESNLKESERSEDRAAALVDVADRQDPRQGFLLRDKGYVEKQAVVSRYRFDNDGVLTITTRYDTSVGIERCWFVTDQLRMRVSSVQCMDGVTMTTYCTERRCPTADDILSHARQTALREA is encoded by the coding sequence ATGACCGACTTTCTGAGTGCCAGTGCTGGCACTTGGATGATTCGCCGCGTGGTGCATCACATGGATCACCAAGACGATGAGGCGGGTGACTCCAACCTGACAGTGGCGCCATTTGGCACGGAGGATGACTGCGTGGCATCGATCTGTGCGGCCCTGGGTGTCGACAAGCACCAGGCCTGCGGAGGAGCGCGCTTCTGGTGGGAGAGCAACCTCAAGGAAAGCGAGCGCAGTGAAGACCGCGCCGCCGCTCTCGTCGACGTGGCCGACCGTCAGGATCCTCGGCAGGGATTTCTGCTTCGAGACAAGGGCTACGTCGAGAAGCAAGCCGTCGTCAGCCGCTATCGCTTTGATAACGACGGCGTTCTAACGATCACGACCCGATATGACACGAGTGTTGGCATCGAGCGCTGTTGGTTTGTGACCGATCAGCTCCGCATGCGCGTGAGCTCCGTGCAATGCATGGACGGCGTCACCATGACGACTTACTGCACTGAGCGTCGATGCCCTACCGCAGATGACATCTTGTCTCATGCCCGCCAGACAGCCCTTCGCGAGGCTTGA